CTGATGGTCGGTCAGGGCACGATCATCGGTGTCGGCGCGATGGAGTACCCGGCGCCGTACCAGGGCATGTCCGAGGAGACCCTGGCCGAGCTGGCGGTCAGCAAAATCATCACGCTGACCAGCACGTACGACCACCGGATCATCCAGGGCGCCCAGTCCGGCGAGTTCCTGAAGGTCATGCACGAGCTGATCCTCGGCGAGCGCGGCTTCTACGACGCGATCTTCACCTCGCTGCGGATCCCGTACGAGCCGGTCCGCTGGATGCGGGACGTGGCGGTGACCTCCGAGGGCCAGATCGACAAGACCGCCCGGGTCATCGAGATCATCCACGCGTACCGGGTCCGTGGTCACCTGATGGCCGACACCGATCCGCTCGAGTTCAAGATCCGCAAGCACCCGGACCTGGACGTGCTCCAGCACGGCCTGACCCTCTGGGACCTGGACCGTTACTTCCCGGTCGGCGGCTTCAACGGCAAGCAGAAGATGAAGCTCCGCGAGGTCCTCGGGGTGCTGCGTGACTCCTACTGCCGCCGCGTCGGCGTGGAGTACATGCACATCCAGGACCCGGAGGAGCGGCGCTGGATCCAGGACCGGATCGAGCGCAAGTACGAGAAGCCCGCCGCGGACGAACAGAAGCACGTACTCAACCGGCTCAACGCGGCCGAGGCGTTCGAAACCTTCCTCCAGACCAAGTACGTCGGCCAGAAGCGCTTCTCCCTGGAGGGCGGCGAATCGCTGATCCCGCTCCTGGGCGAGGTGCTGGAGGCGGCGGCCGAGGGCGGGCTGGACGAGGTTGTCATCGGCATGGCCCACCGGGGTCGGCTGAACGTACTCGCCAACATCGTCGGCAAGCCGTACGAGAAGATCTTCTCCGAGTTCGAGGGGCACCTCGACCCCCGGTCGACCCAGGGCTCCGGCGACGTCAAGTACCACCTCGGCCAGGCCGGAAAGTTCAGCACCCCGGACGGCGAGCACGCGATCAAGGTGTCGGTCACCGCGAACCCCTCGCACCTGGAGGCGGTCGACCCGGTGCTGGAGGGCATCGTCCGGGCCAAGCAGGACCGGATCGACCTGCGACTCGAGGGCTACACCGTGCTGCCCGTGGCGGTGCACGGCGACGCCGCGTTCGCCGGGCAGGGCGTGGTGGCCGAGACGCTCAACCTGTCGCAGCTGCGTGGTTACCGCACCGGTGGCACCGTGCACGTCGTGGTCAACAACCAGGTCGGCTTCACCACCGCCCCGGAGTACTCGCGCTCCAGCCTCTACAGCACCGACGTCGCCCGGATGATCCAGGCGCCGATCTTCCACGTCAACGGGGACGACCCCGAGGCCGTGGTCCGGGTCGGCCGGCTGGCCTTCGAGTACCGCCAGGCGTTCAACAAGGACGTCGTGATCGACCTGGTCTGCTACCGGCGGCGCGGCCACAACGAGGGCGACGACCCCTCGATGTCCAACCCGCAGATGTACCAGATCATCGATTCGAAGCGGTCGGTCCGCAAGCTCTACACCGAGGAGCTGATCGGACGCGGGGACATCACCGTCGAGGACGCCGAGGAGTTGCTGCGCGACTTCCAGGCGCAACTCGAACGGGTCTTCAAGGCCACCCGGGACGCCGCGACGGCGGGTCGGCAGTCGGCCCGTCCCCGCCGCCAGCCCGAACCGGAGCCGCAGGTCGCCACGGCGGTGAACGCCGACGTGGTCCGCTCGATCGGCGTAGCGCACACCACGCTGCCGGAGGGCTTCACCCCGCACAAGCGGATCCAGCAACTGCTCGAGCGGCGGGCCAAGATGGCCGTCGAGGGCAACATCGACTGGGGCTTCGGCGAGATCATCGCCTTCGGTTCGCTGCTGCACGACGGGGTGACCGTCCGGCTCGCCGGGCAGGACTCCCGCCGGGGCACCTTCGTCCAGCGGCACGCGGTGGTCGTGGACTCGAAGACCGGCAAGGAACACCTGCCGCTCTCCGCGCTCACCCGCGACCAGGCCCGGTTCTTCGTGCACGACTCGCTGCTCAGCGAGTACGCCGCGATGGGCTTCGAGTACGGCTACTCGGTGGAGAACACCGAGGCGCTGGTGCTCTGGGAGGCGCAGTTCGGTGACTTCGCCAACGGCGCCCAGTCGGTGGTCGACGAGTTCATCTCGTCGAGCGAGGTGAAGTGGGGACAGCAGTCCGCGGTGACGCTGCTGCTGCCGCACGGCCACGAGGGTCAGGGACCGGACCACACCTCCGGTCGCCCGGAGCGGTTCCTGCAGATGTGCGCCGAGGACAACATGCGGGTGGCCATTCCGACCACCCCGGCCAACCACTTCCACCTGCTCCGCCGGCAGGCGCTGTCGGAGAAGCGCAAGCCGCTGGTGGTCTTCACCCCGAAGTCGCTGCTGCGGCACAAACTCTGCGTCTCCAGCGTGGAGGACTTCACCACCGGCTCGTTCCAGCCGGTGCTGGGTGACCGGACCATCGCCAAGCCGGAGGCGGTCAAGCGGGTGCTGCTCTGCACCGGCAAGATCTACTACGACCTGCTCCAGGCCCGTGACGAACGCAAGATCACCGACACCGCGATCGTCCGGATGGAGCAGCTCTACCCGCTGCCGGTGGAGGAGATCCGGGCGGCCCTGGCCGAATACCCGAACGCCGAGGACTTCGCCTGGGTCCAGGAGGAGCCGGCCAACCAGGGCGCCTGGTCGTTCGTGGCGCTCAACCTGTTGGAGCACCTCGAGGGCGTACGGCTGCGGCGGATCTCCCGCCCGGCGGCGGCCGCCCCTGCGGTGGGCTCGGCGAAGATGCACGAGGTCGAGCAGACCGCGCTGATCGAGGCGGCTCTCCCCCGCCCCTGACCGTCGCACCGCGTTGAGTTGAGACCGGGGCGGATCGAGGTTCCCACCTCGATCCGCCCCGGCGTCTGAAAGGACCACGATGTACTTCACCGACCGGGGTATCGAGGAACTGGTCGAACGCCGGGGGGACGAGAGCGTCACCCTGGAGTGGCTCGGCGAGCGACTGCGTGACTTCGTCGACCTCAATCCCGAGTTCGAGACGCCGATCGAGCGGTTCGCCACCTGGCTGGCCCGGCTCGACGACGAGGACGACGAGTAGACGGCGTGACGGCGTGATGTGTCCCGGTAGACCTCGGCTGACCCGGCCGATGGGGCGCCCGATCTTGTAGGTTGGGCAGGTGGCACGCAGTGTCTATATCGCCAGCCTGGGACAGGGCGGCGGCAAGTCGACGATCGCGCTCGGTCTGGCCGAACTCCTCTCCCGGCAGGTCGAGCGGATCGGCGTGTTCCGGCCGCTGGTCGGCGGGACCGAAGAGGACCCGATCCTGGCCCTGCTCCGCGACCGCTACCGGATCGACACCCCGGCGGAAGACCTCTACGGCACCACCTACGCCGAGGCGTCCGCCCTGGTCGCCGACGGCCAGCGGGAAGAGCTGATCGCCCGGATCGTCGAGCGCTACCGTACGGTCGAACGCGGCTGCCCCGCCGTCGTGGTGGTCGGCAGCGACTTCGACGACGCGGCGGAGAGCCGCACCGGTGGTCTCTCCCGGGAACTCGCCTTCAACGCCCGGCTGGCCACCGAATTCGGCAGTGTGGTGGTGCCGGTGGTGGACGGGTTCGGCCAGGAACCGGAGGCGATCGCGGCAGCGGCCCGGGGCGCGTACCACGACCTGGAAGACCTGGGGGCGACCGTACTGGCGGTGATCGCCAACCGGGTGCCGGGGGCGATGCCCCTGCCGGAACTGCCGGTTCCGGCGTACGCGATCCCCGAGGTCCCGACCGTGTCGGCGCCGACGGTGGCCGAGGTGGCGGCTGCCCTCGGCGCCCGGCTGCTCGCCGGGGACCGGGCCGCGCTCGACCGTGACGTGCTCGATTTTGTGGTCGGCGCGGCACACGTGCCGACCCTGCTCGACCATCTCACCGACGGGGCCCTGGTGATCACGCCCGGCGACCGGGCCGATCTGCTGGTGGCCGCCGCCGCGGCGCACGTCGCCGGTCAGGTGTCCGTCGCCGGCCTGGTGCTCACCCTGGCCGAACAACCCGATCCACGGGTGATGCGCCTGGTCGAACGGCTCCGCACCGGGCTGGCGGTGCTCTCCGTGCCCGGCGACAGCTACCACACGGTGGCCGCGTCCAGTCGGATCGAGGGCCGACCGAGCGTGGCGAACCCGCGCAAGGTCGAGGCCGCTCTCGGCGCCTTCGAGGCCGCCGTCGACACCCCCGAGCTGGCCCGTCGGCTCCGGGTCACCCGCTCGGTACGGGTCACCCCGCTGATGTTCGAGTACGACCTGATCGACCGGGCCCGCGCGGCGCGGCGCCGACTCGTGCTCCCCGAGGGCACGGACGAGCGGATCCTGCGCGCGACCGAGATCCTGCTCCGCCGCCGAGTAGCTGATCTGACCCTGCTCGGCGACCCCGGCGAGATCCGCCGCAAGGCCCGCGAACTGGGAGTGGAGATCAACCAGGCCGAGCTGGTCGACCCGGCGACCAGCCCCTGGCGCGAGACCTTCGCCGCCGAGTACACCCGGCTGCGCGCCCATCGCGGCGCCACCCTCGACCTGGCCCAGGACGTGGTCGTCAACAGCAACTACTTCGGCACGATGATGGTGCACCAGGGTCACGCCGACGGCATGGTCTCCGGTGCCACCCACACCACCGCCGCCACCATCCGCCCCGCCTTCGAGATCATCCGGACGGTGCCGGGGCTCTCGGTCGCCTCCAGCGTCTTCTTCATGCTGCTCGCCGACCGGGTGCTGGTCTACGGCGACTGCGCGGTCAACCCCGACCCGGACGCGACCCAGCTCGCCGACATCGCGCTCTCCTCCGCCGAGACCGCCGCCCGGTTCGGTGTCGAACCCCGGCTGGCGATGCTCTCGTACTCGACCGGCGCCTCCGGTGCCGGCGCCGACGTGGAGAAGGTGGCCGCCGCGACCGCACTGGTCCGGGCCCGCCGACCGGATCTGCTGGTCGAAGGGCCGATCCAGTACGACGCCGCGATCGACCCGACGGTGGCGGCCACCAAACTGCCCGGCAGTACGGTCGCCGGCCGCGCCACCGTCTTCGTCTTCCCCGACCTGAACACCGGCAACAACACGTACAAGGCCGTGCAGCGCTCGGCCGGGGCGGTCGCGGTCGGTCCGGTCATGCAGGGCCTGCGTCGTCCGGTGAACGACCTGTCCCGGGGCGCCACGGTCAAGGACATCGTCAACACGGTGGCGATCACCGCGATCCAGGCGGCGGCCGGACCGGAGCCGGAAGGCAGGGTGGTCCCATGAGCCGGATCCTGGTCGTCAACTGCGGTTCGTCCTCGCTCAAGTACCGCCTCTACGACCGCGTCGACACGGGCGGCTCGGGCGGCGCCGACGGCTCCGGTGGTCCGGGCGGCTCAGGGCCGGTGGTGCTCGGGCAGGGAGTGATCGAGCGGATCGGCGAGCCGGACGGGGGCCCACCGGACCACGAGAGTGCGGTCCGGCAGGTGCTGGAGGGAATCGACCGTACCGGCCTGACCGCGGTGGGACACCGGGTGGTGCACGGCGGCGAGCGCTTCGCCGCGCCCACCCTGATCGACGACGAGGTCTTCGCCAAGATCAGGGAACTGGTGCCACTCGCCCCGCTGCACAACCCCGCCAACCTGACCGGCATCGAGGTCACCCGGCAACTGCTGCCGGACGTGCCCCAGGTCGCCGTCTTCGACACCGCGTTCCATCGCACGCTGCCGGAATCGGCCTCGCGCTACGCCATCGACTCGGCCACCGCCGACCGGTACGGCATCCGCCGGTACGGCTTCCACGGCACCTCACACGCGTACGTGTCCCGGCGTACCGCCGCACTGCTCGGCCGGGCGTACGAGGAGACGAACACCATCACCCTGCACCTGGGGAACGGGGCCAGCGCGTGCGCCGTCGCGGGTGGTCGCAGCATCGCCACCTCGATGGGCATGTCGCCGCTGGAGGGCCTGGTGATGGGCACCCGCAGCGGTGACCTGGATCCGACGGTCCTGCTCCACCTGCACCGCTCCGGCGGGCTGTCGGTGGACGAGATCGACGACCTGCTCAACCACCGAAGCGGTCTGCTCGGTCTGAGCGGCGCGAACGACATGCGCGAGGTGCTGCGCCGCCGGGCGGCC
The Micromonospora pisi DNA segment above includes these coding regions:
- a CDS encoding acetate/propionate family kinase; this translates as MSRILVVNCGSSSLKYRLYDRVDTGGSGGADGSGGPGGSGPVVLGQGVIERIGEPDGGPPDHESAVRQVLEGIDRTGLTAVGHRVVHGGERFAAPTLIDDEVFAKIRELVPLAPLHNPANLTGIEVTRQLLPDVPQVAVFDTAFHRTLPESASRYAIDSATADRYGIRRYGFHGTSHAYVSRRTAALLGRAYEETNTITLHLGNGASACAVAGGRSIATSMGMSPLEGLVMGTRSGDLDPTVLLHLHRSGGLSVDEIDDLLNHRSGLLGLSGANDMREVLRRRAAGDPAAELAFEVYCRRITFYVGGYLALLGRLDAITFTAGVGEHAAPVRSAALAGLEHLGVVVDPDRNAGSGDRLISPDGAGVAVCVIATNEELEIARQTASLVAPG
- a CDS encoding multifunctional oxoglutarate decarboxylase/oxoglutarate dehydrogenase thiamine pyrophosphate-binding subunit/dihydrolipoyllysine-residue succinyltransferase subunit, translating into MSTQQTSQDNPLAGFGPNEWVVEEMYQRYLADPTSVDSAWHDFFADYRPATDATPAGTDGKGSGAKTVAAAKPAPEVKNVPAAPPATKPQPASESTAAPVATKPAEAKSTQVAAKAEAAPAATPKPKSAPAQPAGGSSTTALRGVAAKIVQNMDASLSVPTATSVRAVPAKLIVDNRIVINNHLARGRGGKVSFTHLIGWALVRALAEHPEMNNSYTEVDGKPVMVRPEHVNLGIAIDLVKPDGSRNLVVPSIKACEQMDFRQFWQAYEDVVRRARRNELTMEDYGGTTVSLTNPGGIGTVHSQPRLMVGQGTIIGVGAMEYPAPYQGMSEETLAELAVSKIITLTSTYDHRIIQGAQSGEFLKVMHELILGERGFYDAIFTSLRIPYEPVRWMRDVAVTSEGQIDKTARVIEIIHAYRVRGHLMADTDPLEFKIRKHPDLDVLQHGLTLWDLDRYFPVGGFNGKQKMKLREVLGVLRDSYCRRVGVEYMHIQDPEERRWIQDRIERKYEKPAADEQKHVLNRLNAAEAFETFLQTKYVGQKRFSLEGGESLIPLLGEVLEAAAEGGLDEVVIGMAHRGRLNVLANIVGKPYEKIFSEFEGHLDPRSTQGSGDVKYHLGQAGKFSTPDGEHAIKVSVTANPSHLEAVDPVLEGIVRAKQDRIDLRLEGYTVLPVAVHGDAAFAGQGVVAETLNLSQLRGYRTGGTVHVVVNNQVGFTTAPEYSRSSLYSTDVARMIQAPIFHVNGDDPEAVVRVGRLAFEYRQAFNKDVVIDLVCYRRRGHNEGDDPSMSNPQMYQIIDSKRSVRKLYTEELIGRGDITVEDAEELLRDFQAQLERVFKATRDAATAGRQSARPRRQPEPEPQVATAVNADVVRSIGVAHTTLPEGFTPHKRIQQLLERRAKMAVEGNIDWGFGEIIAFGSLLHDGVTVRLAGQDSRRGTFVQRHAVVVDSKTGKEHLPLSALTRDQARFFVHDSLLSEYAAMGFEYGYSVENTEALVLWEAQFGDFANGAQSVVDEFISSSEVKWGQQSAVTLLLPHGHEGQGPDHTSGRPERFLQMCAEDNMRVAIPTTPANHFHLLRRQALSEKRKPLVVFTPKSLLRHKLCVSSVEDFTTGSFQPVLGDRTIAKPEAVKRVLLCTGKIYYDLLQARDERKITDTAIVRMEQLYPLPVEEIRAALAEYPNAEDFAWVQEEPANQGAWSFVALNLLEHLEGVRLRRISRPAAAAPAVGSAKMHEVEQTALIEAALPRP
- a CDS encoding DUF6104 family protein, which translates into the protein MYFTDRGIEELVERRGDESVTLEWLGERLRDFVDLNPEFETPIERFATWLARLDDEDDE
- the pta gene encoding phosphate acetyltransferase — translated: MARSVYIASLGQGGGKSTIALGLAELLSRQVERIGVFRPLVGGTEEDPILALLRDRYRIDTPAEDLYGTTYAEASALVADGQREELIARIVERYRTVERGCPAVVVVGSDFDDAAESRTGGLSRELAFNARLATEFGSVVVPVVDGFGQEPEAIAAAARGAYHDLEDLGATVLAVIANRVPGAMPLPELPVPAYAIPEVPTVSAPTVAEVAAALGARLLAGDRAALDRDVLDFVVGAAHVPTLLDHLTDGALVITPGDRADLLVAAAAAHVAGQVSVAGLVLTLAEQPDPRVMRLVERLRTGLAVLSVPGDSYHTVAASSRIEGRPSVANPRKVEAALGAFEAAVDTPELARRLRVTRSVRVTPLMFEYDLIDRARAARRRLVLPEGTDERILRATEILLRRRVADLTLLGDPGEIRRKARELGVEINQAELVDPATSPWRETFAAEYTRLRAHRGATLDLAQDVVVNSNYFGTMMVHQGHADGMVSGATHTTAATIRPAFEIIRTVPGLSVASSVFFMLLADRVLVYGDCAVNPDPDATQLADIALSSAETAARFGVEPRLAMLSYSTGASGAGADVEKVAAATALVRARRPDLLVEGPIQYDAAIDPTVAATKLPGSTVAGRATVFVFPDLNTGNNTYKAVQRSAGAVAVGPVMQGLRRPVNDLSRGATVKDIVNTVAITAIQAAAGPEPEGRVVP